A DNA window from Sandaracinaceae bacterium contains the following coding sequences:
- a CDS encoding cytochrome-c peroxidase → MKTLRWTIALGALLALGACDDESEASTETETPAGEETAPAEERPLREVVGTTFEAIPEDATASIDRDKMLLGRRLYHDPALSGDGSISCATCHMLSHGGAEPRRSSTGIRGQIGPINSPTVLNSVYNFRQFWDGRAADLAEQAAGPVSNPIEMGGDWPVILERLQEDDEYPAAFTAAYGEEGITQENVIDAIVQYESYLVTPSPFDRWLRGDDDALTEQQQRGLRAFMTTGCQACHSGRNLGGASYQKLGAVHDYFERRGGRMTEADHGRFNVTQEEGDRHMFKVPTLRNVALTAPYFHDGHEANLAGAVRTMAYVQLGQELTDAQVADIVAFLGALSGEIPADAYMPGAAGSEAATTPGEPDAEDVVEAHPAAPTGATEDDADRDEAAE, encoded by the coding sequence GCTGCGATGGACGATCGCGCTCGGCGCGCTGCTGGCGCTCGGTGCGTGCGACGACGAGTCGGAGGCCTCCACGGAGACCGAGACGCCCGCCGGAGAGGAGACGGCCCCGGCCGAGGAGCGCCCCCTGCGTGAGGTCGTCGGGACCACCTTCGAGGCGATCCCCGAGGACGCCACCGCGTCCATCGACCGCGACAAGATGCTGCTCGGCCGCCGGCTGTACCACGACCCGGCGCTCTCCGGAGACGGCAGCATCTCCTGCGCCACGTGCCACATGCTCTCGCACGGCGGCGCGGAGCCGCGGCGCAGCTCCACCGGCATCCGCGGTCAGATCGGCCCGATCAACTCCCCGACCGTGCTCAACTCGGTCTACAACTTCCGGCAGTTCTGGGACGGCCGCGCGGCGGACCTCGCCGAGCAGGCGGCGGGCCCGGTGAGCAACCCCATCGAGATGGGCGGCGACTGGCCGGTGATCCTCGAGCGGCTCCAGGAGGACGACGAGTACCCCGCGGCCTTCACCGCCGCCTACGGCGAAGAGGGCATCACGCAGGAGAACGTCATCGACGCGATCGTGCAGTACGAGAGCTACCTCGTGACGCCGTCGCCCTTCGATCGCTGGCTGCGCGGCGACGACGACGCGCTGACCGAGCAGCAGCAGCGCGGCCTGCGCGCCTTCATGACCACGGGCTGCCAGGCCTGCCACTCCGGGCGCAACCTGGGCGGCGCGAGCTACCAGAAGCTCGGCGCGGTGCACGACTACTTCGAGCGGCGCGGCGGGCGCATGACCGAGGCGGATCACGGCCGCTTCAACGTCACGCAGGAGGAGGGCGACCGGCACATGTTCAAGGTGCCGACCCTGCGCAACGTGGCGCTCACGGCGCCCTACTTCCACGACGGCCACGAGGCGAACCTCGCGGGCGCGGTCCGGACCATGGCCTACGTGCAGCTCGGCCAGGAGCTGACCGACGCGCAGGTGGCCGACATCGTCGCCTTCCTCGGCGCGCTGAGCGGCGAGATCCCCGCCGACGCCTACATGCCCGGCGCGGCCGGCAGCGAGGCGGCGACGACCCCGGGCGAGCCCGACGCGGAGGACGTCGTCGAGGCGCACCCCGCCGCGCCGACCGGCGCCACCGAAGACGACGCGGATCGCGACGAAGCGGCCGAGTGA